The proteins below come from a single Chryseobacterium sp. MA9 genomic window:
- a CDS encoding type I polyketide synthase, whose product MKKTDVAVIGLSCVFPGAQDANTFWQNIVNKVDSTELAPADRIDPVHFSDATSPVDRFYCQRGGFIPDYTFDPTAFGILPLAVEGTEPDHLLTLDLVQKALEDAGIFQKNISLEKTGIIIGKGNYTGPGATRAIEIVRTGEQISSLLQELLPQVSSADIEKVKHAFQQRKGRFAADTAMGLIPNLVASLVANRFNLGGAAFTVDAACASALIAVDHAVQELQRGRSDIMIAGGVHTGQNAAFWSIFAQLGAMSHQQQIKPFSMDADGLLIGEGCGFVVLKRLEDAVRDQDKIYAVIKGVGVSSDGNGTSVMSPSVKGQLKALEQAWINADLDKNKVGYLEAHGTGTPLGDKTELQTLAQFFGKEEAAPAAGIGSVKSNIGHAMPAAGIAGLIKTCLALHHDTLPPTLYCENPTADMQNTRFEPVQEAKNWSKTGLPKVAAVNAFGFGGINAHVVLEGYDMPKKDHVLILARPTHEELLSALQNNEAVIGEGDFRVAIFDPTPARVEKAIKIVSKNLTWKNKQDIWYTSAPLLKDGGKVAFVFPGLDGLAKGEVETVSRYFGLTAPIETEGEGLLTDALNIFNNCSILDNSLKKLGIIPDMNAGHSLGEWLAGYSSELAEANSVKALIDVLNPETFELKDSKFIAIGAGIDVIQPFITEILNLYVSNDNCPNQVILCGSNAALDELVPLLKAKQIFHQVLPFQSGFHSPFIADKLDVILAGMEKAQFQQTKIPLWSATTLEPYPADQAAIRQLSAEHLVQPVRFRELTDKLYEEGARVFIQVGTGGLIGFIDDTLKGKAFSTIASSVPTRSALAQLQRVVASLFVEGKTIALDFLEIQNHSKRPSGKGIKLELGSPIIRNFKEVKALAQSFDTPKQYTATASAIAAKSGHPLVQAFQENVADMIRMQEEVLTLFQNRPEITIQRPAPVVPAAQKAPRSTTFTKDLYVTLESHPYLIDHSLLRQPKGWAHVADMEPVIPMTMIFEQLAEIAEAEIPGTRVHKIMNVSVFQWMNVAKPFEKTVKGEWRSPNHAYLDIENFANAEVVLKSAPVPTPDFNISIGNILPIERTPEEIYDMHMFHGDKYQGITEVSAVGDKGIIGKIKGNGGKGSLLDNAGQLFGLWLQLTLVKDRIAFPVKIRDIEFFGDMHDQEGIFECTCMLTELNDEFAIADIILKRDGKVWCAITGWQNRRLEIDAALWNVSMSPLHNRLSEEIAPEVFFFHQAYTRVASWDFILKRYFNQTEKQHHQQLLPNKKKNWMVSRVAVKDAVRNLLRKEKNHACFPITFEIRSDEVGKPYLISDFTEDIHISLAHKGKEAVGIARYGKSVGIDMELMEERSSGFYDMVFTDKELALLKDRDQAEWTTRFWVAKEAYGKFLGTGLKGNPKAFEVELIKDDHLWINNIEIKTIKHKNYIIGWTL is encoded by the coding sequence ATGAAAAAAACAGATGTTGCTGTAATTGGTCTATCCTGTGTCTTTCCTGGGGCACAGGATGCCAACACTTTTTGGCAGAATATTGTCAATAAAGTCGATTCTACCGAGCTGGCTCCGGCTGATCGGATAGATCCGGTTCATTTCAGTGATGCCACAAGCCCCGTTGATCGTTTTTACTGTCAGCGTGGAGGGTTTATCCCTGATTATACATTCGATCCTACAGCTTTTGGTATTCTGCCATTAGCTGTTGAAGGAACGGAACCTGACCATTTGCTTACCCTTGATCTGGTACAGAAAGCACTGGAAGATGCAGGCATATTTCAGAAGAATATTTCCCTTGAAAAAACGGGAATCATCATCGGTAAAGGAAACTACACTGGACCAGGTGCTACCCGTGCCATCGAAATTGTAAGAACCGGAGAACAGATTTCTTCATTATTACAGGAATTGCTGCCTCAGGTTTCTTCTGCAGACATTGAAAAAGTAAAACATGCTTTTCAACAGCGTAAAGGACGTTTTGCAGCAGATACGGCTATGGGGTTAATTCCTAATCTTGTTGCCTCTCTTGTTGCGAACCGCTTCAATTTAGGAGGCGCTGCATTTACCGTGGATGCCGCCTGTGCTTCTGCTTTAATTGCTGTAGATCATGCAGTACAGGAACTTCAGAGAGGTCGTTCCGATATCATGATCGCAGGTGGCGTACACACAGGACAGAATGCCGCTTTCTGGAGTATTTTTGCCCAGTTGGGAGCAATGTCTCACCAACAGCAGATCAAACCGTTCAGTATGGATGCTGACGGTCTATTGATTGGGGAAGGCTGCGGTTTTGTAGTCTTAAAACGATTGGAGGATGCCGTTCGTGATCAGGACAAAATTTATGCTGTGATCAAAGGTGTGGGCGTAAGCAGTGATGGTAATGGAACCAGCGTAATGAGCCCATCCGTAAAAGGCCAGTTGAAAGCTTTAGAACAGGCATGGATCAATGCTGACTTAGATAAAAATAAAGTGGGATATCTTGAGGCGCACGGCACAGGAACTCCACTTGGAGATAAAACAGAGCTTCAGACCTTAGCTCAATTCTTCGGAAAAGAAGAAGCGGCTCCGGCAGCGGGTATCGGATCGGTAAAGTCCAATATTGGACATGCTATGCCCGCAGCAGGAATTGCAGGATTGATTAAAACCTGTCTGGCATTACACCACGATACTCTACCTCCAACCTTATATTGTGAAAATCCAACTGCGGATATGCAGAACACAAGATTTGAGCCTGTACAGGAAGCCAAAAACTGGTCAAAAACAGGACTGCCAAAAGTAGCCGCAGTAAATGCTTTCGGATTCGGAGGGATCAATGCTCACGTTGTTCTTGAAGGCTATGATATGCCGAAAAAAGATCATGTGTTGATATTGGCAAGACCTACCCATGAAGAATTGCTTTCTGCATTACAAAATAATGAAGCAGTAATTGGGGAAGGAGATTTCAGAGTTGCAATATTCGATCCGACACCTGCAAGAGTAGAAAAAGCCATTAAAATTGTTTCCAAGAACCTTACCTGGAAAAATAAACAGGATATCTGGTATACTTCTGCTCCATTATTAAAAGATGGCGGTAAAGTAGCCTTTGTATTCCCTGGCTTAGACGGCCTGGCAAAAGGAGAAGTAGAAACGGTGAGCCGTTATTTCGGACTGACAGCACCTATAGAAACTGAAGGTGAAGGTCTTTTAACCGATGCTTTAAACATTTTCAACAACTGCAGTATCCTTGATAATTCACTGAAAAAACTGGGAATTATCCCAGATATGAATGCCGGACACAGTTTAGGAGAATGGCTGGCAGGTTACTCTTCAGAATTAGCAGAAGCCAACTCTGTAAAGGCATTAATTGATGTGCTGAATCCTGAAACTTTTGAATTAAAAGATTCCAAATTCATCGCCATAGGTGCCGGAATTGATGTCATACAACCTTTTATCACTGAAATTCTCAACCTTTATGTTTCCAATGACAACTGTCCTAATCAGGTGATTCTTTGCGGAAGTAATGCTGCGTTGGACGAATTGGTTCCTTTGTTAAAAGCAAAACAGATCTTCCATCAGGTATTGCCGTTCCAGTCTGGATTCCACTCTCCTTTTATCGCTGATAAACTGGATGTAATCCTTGCGGGAATGGAAAAGGCACAGTTCCAGCAGACGAAAATACCATTGTGGTCTGCTACCACATTAGAACCTTATCCTGCAGATCAGGCAGCGATCAGACAACTGAGTGCCGAGCATTTGGTTCAGCCTGTCCGTTTCCGTGAACTGACAGATAAATTATACGAAGAAGGCGCAAGAGTTTTCATCCAGGTGGGTACAGGTGGATTGATCGGATTTATTGATGATACCTTGAAGGGAAAAGCATTCAGTACGATTGCATCCAGCGTTCCTACCCGTTCTGCATTGGCTCAGTTACAAAGAGTAGTTGCTTCATTATTTGTAGAAGGAAAAACAATCGCTCTTGATTTTCTGGAGATTCAGAATCATTCGAAAAGACCTTCAGGAAAAGGCATTAAGCTGGAATTAGGGTCGCCTATTATCCGTAATTTTAAAGAAGTGAAAGCTTTGGCTCAATCATTTGATACGCCAAAACAATATACTGCAACAGCTTCAGCTATTGCTGCAAAAAGTGGACATCCGCTGGTACAGGCCTTCCAGGAAAACGTTGCAGATATGATCCGTATGCAGGAAGAAGTCTTGACTTTATTCCAGAACCGTCCGGAAATCACGATTCAAAGACCTGCACCTGTAGTTCCTGCAGCTCAGAAAGCACCAAGAAGTACAACCTTCACAAAAGACTTGTATGTAACCCTGGAAAGTCATCCTTACCTGATCGACCACAGCTTATTGAGACAGCCAAAAGGATGGGCTCATGTAGCAGATATGGAACCGGTCATTCCGATGACGATGATCTTTGAACAATTAGCAGAAATTGCAGAAGCAGAAATTCCCGGAACACGGGTTCATAAAATCATGAACGTAAGTGTATTCCAATGGATGAACGTAGCCAAACCTTTCGAAAAAACCGTAAAAGGAGAATGGCGCTCACCGAACCACGCTTACCTCGATATTGAAAACTTTGCCAACGCAGAAGTCGTTTTAAAATCTGCTCCTGTTCCGACACCTGATTTCAATATTTCCATCGGTAATATTTTACCTATCGAAAGAACCCCTGAAGAAATCTATGACATGCACATGTTCCATGGAGATAAATACCAGGGAATTACTGAGGTTTCAGCCGTTGGAGACAAAGGAATCATCGGAAAAATAAAAGGAAACGGTGGTAAAGGCTCTTTACTGGATAATGCAGGACAGTTATTCGGGCTTTGGCTTCAGCTTACTTTGGTGAAAGACCGTATTGCATTCCCGGTAAAAATCAGAGATATTGAATTCTTCGGAGATATGCATGATCAGGAAGGTATTTTTGAATGTACCTGTATGCTGACCGAGCTTAATGATGAATTCGCCATCGCAGATATCATCCTGAAAAGAGACGGAAAAGTATGGTGCGCTATTACCGGCTGGCAAAACAGAAGACTGGAAATTGATGCCGCTTTATGGAATGTTTCCATGTCACCGCTCCACAACCGTCTTTCAGAAGAGATTGCTCCTGAAGTTTTCTTCTTCCATCAGGCGTATACAAGAGTTGCTTCATGGGATTTTATCCTGAAAAGATACTTCAACCAGACGGAAAAACAGCATCACCAGCAGCTATTACCCAACAAAAAGAAAAACTGGATGGTAAGCCGTGTAGCAGTGAAAGATGCCGTAAGAAACCTTCTTCGTAAGGAAAAAAATCATGCATGCTTCCCGATCACCTTTGAAATCCGTTCCGATGAAGTGGGCAAACCTTACCTCATCAGTGATTTTACAGAAGACATTCATATTTCTTTAGCTCATAAAGGAAAAGAAGCTGTGGGAATCGCGAGATATGGAAAATCTGTAGGAATCGATATGGAACTGATGGAAGAACGCAGTTCAGGATTCTACGACATGGTATTTACCGACAAAGAATTAGCCTTATTAAAAGACAGAGATCAGGCAGAATGGACCACCCGCTTTTGGGTAGCCAAGGAAGCTTATGGGAAGTTCCTGGGAACAGGACTGAAAGGAAATCCTAAAGCCTTCGAAGTCGAACTTATAAAAGATGATCACCTGTGGATCAACAACATTGAAATCAAAACTATTAAACATAAAAATTATATTATCGGATGGACACTGTAA
- a CDS encoding acyl carrier protein, which produces MDTVNATLKMNHEELFTLLKGFITEVIGAEFVEEMDITPESSFTKDLEMDSIEIVSFSEKIKAHFGEQIDFTGWLSSMDLDQLINLDLSMIINYIYECQ; this is translated from the coding sequence ATGGACACTGTAAACGCAACATTAAAAATGAACCACGAAGAACTTTTTACTTTATTAAAAGGTTTTATTACTGAAGTGATAGGTGCTGAATTTGTAGAAGAGATGGATATTACTCCTGAAAGTTCATTCACCAAGGATCTTGAAATGGACAGCATTGAGATTGTCTCTTTCTCTGAAAAGATCAAAGCGCATTTTGGCGAGCAGATCGATTTTACAGGCTGGCTTTCTTCTATGGATCTTGACCAGCTGATCAATCTTGACCTTAGTATGATCATCAATTATATCTACGAATGCCAATAA
- a CDS encoding alpha/beta fold hydrolase produces MPIITVNNRQVHIQELNKGAEQTVVLIHGMFSNLSIYYFNIAPVLAKHFHVVMYDLKSHGMSERFLDGYDLDNMSSDLMGLIDHLQLEKVHLVGYSFGGLIALKTALEYPDRVNQLVVMEAPDPQDEKARNIIDEYSKEFLEHYVANFTDTTKVQMGKRQMEKNHRMYEFLFNQTSIKADMIREKHFLGETDFNRLTASTLLLYGADSNCRPTGEWLQSQISQSELELIPGDHNIPIQEPQRIAETISQFLSKILTQNHG; encoded by the coding sequence ATGCCAATAATCACTGTCAATAACAGACAAGTTCATATACAGGAACTCAACAAAGGAGCCGAACAAACCGTGGTACTCATCCACGGTATGTTCAGTAACCTGTCCATTTATTATTTTAATATTGCCCCTGTGCTGGCCAAGCATTTCCATGTGGTGATGTACGATCTGAAGAGCCATGGTATGAGTGAACGCTTTTTGGATGGGTACGACCTGGACAACATGTCATCCGATCTGATGGGTTTAATAGATCATCTTCAACTGGAAAAAGTACACCTTGTCGGCTATAGCTTCGGAGGTCTTATTGCATTAAAAACAGCATTAGAATATCCTGACCGCGTGAATCAGCTCGTAGTGATGGAAGCTCCGGATCCTCAGGACGAAAAAGCACGTAACATCATTGATGAATACAGCAAAGAGTTTCTTGAGCACTATGTAGCCAACTTTACAGATACCACCAAAGTGCAGATGGGTAAAAGACAAATGGAAAAGAACCATCGTATGTATGAATTTCTGTTTAACCAGACCAGCATTAAAGCAGATATGATCAGGGAAAAACATTTCCTGGGTGAAACCGACTTCAACAGACTGACGGCTTCCACTCTATTGCTTTATGGGGCTGATTCCAACTGCAGACCAACAGGTGAATGGCTGCAATCTCAAATCAGCCAGTCTGAACTTGAATTAATTCCGGGTGATCATAATATTCCTATCCAGGAACCTCAGCGCATTGCTGAAACGATCTCTCAATTTTTATCTAAAATTTTAACACAAAACCATGGCTAA
- a CDS encoding glycosyltransferase translates to MAKFAFIVPPLTGHVNPTLSIGTTLLERGHEVAWISLDPTLEAKLPEGGKLLLIQYDQTDEEKKESEQYLDIISKKVVYGIDSVKFLYEEVLIPLNRHCYNGIVALLKTYQPDLIIGDHQLFAAPVAAKTLGIPYATSVTAPAAIKIMNELPKVHEWEVNQIIDLQKELGFQEERSLATSDLLTLVLTSKYFFGEMDDLPSQYQFTGPVLTERRISCEFDWDKLKSVTNKKILVSIGTTFDHDHKKAFFQKVIDAFKDEDLTVVVVSDPQLFEQWPDNFMVYQQVPQLDLLPHLDGVVCHGGHNTVSETLSHGIPLVVIPIAYDQSHVAGRVVRTEAGERLNFNRFKANHLREAVQQILNNPSYKEAAQKVGQSFVEAGGAPTAANLLEQAISKTSKPEKPSKFLFVVPPFFGHVSPTLSVGASLIARGHEVKWFGITPLDSKHIPEGGSYFYPEEDLVPYQEEIARILKRQDDGPACSGPEVMKLALEETYVPFAKMMMPGLTRLTETWMPDVIVNDCITFGGALFAHKNNIPCVTTTPVPPDVMGDTEKSAPKIWEWQQNLIKDLQKEVGIHEEGIYIHSHKLNMVFTSQAFAGFETVPSHMKFVGPVKGRPNDAPFDWDKLNASTAPKIFVSLGTLLVDIRKAFFEKIIAAFKDQPVTVIAATPPEIFEEWPDNFIVNSFVPQSAVMQQMDMVICHGGFNTVNDTFRNGLPMLITPIAYDHFHIAKLIEQAGCGISIRYKRLRVDALRETVFELLENPKYRTAAQEVRNTFTLAGGNDKAVELLENFVHEHSTLASV, encoded by the coding sequence ATGGCTAAATTTGCATTTATAGTTCCACCATTGACAGGACATGTCAACCCTACCCTAAGCATCGGTACTACGCTGCTGGAAAGAGGGCATGAAGTAGCCTGGATCAGCCTTGACCCTACTTTAGAGGCTAAACTTCCCGAAGGAGGAAAATTATTACTGATCCAATACGATCAGACCGACGAAGAAAAGAAAGAAAGTGAACAGTACCTCGATATTATTTCAAAAAAAGTTGTGTATGGCATAGACAGCGTTAAGTTCCTTTACGAAGAGGTTCTTATCCCACTGAACAGACATTGCTATAATGGTATTGTTGCTTTATTAAAAACATATCAGCCTGATTTGATTATCGGGGATCATCAGTTATTTGCAGCCCCGGTTGCAGCCAAAACACTTGGAATTCCTTACGCCACTTCCGTTACCGCTCCGGCAGCTATTAAAATCATGAATGAGCTTCCAAAAGTACATGAATGGGAAGTGAATCAAATCATCGATCTGCAGAAAGAATTGGGTTTCCAGGAAGAACGCTCTCTGGCGACTTCAGATCTGTTAACGCTTGTTCTGACATCCAAGTATTTCTTTGGGGAAATGGATGATCTGCCGTCTCAATATCAATTCACAGGTCCGGTTCTTACCGAAAGACGCATCTCATGTGAATTTGACTGGGATAAACTAAAAAGTGTTACCAATAAAAAGATTTTAGTAAGTATCGGAACTACCTTCGATCATGATCATAAAAAAGCATTTTTCCAAAAGGTCATTGATGCCTTTAAAGATGAAGACTTAACTGTTGTAGTGGTTTCCGATCCGCAGCTTTTCGAGCAATGGCCGGATAACTTTATGGTGTACCAGCAGGTTCCTCAACTTGATCTGCTGCCTCATCTGGATGGTGTGGTTTGCCATGGCGGTCACAATACCGTATCTGAAACCTTATCACACGGTATTCCTTTGGTAGTTATTCCGATTGCCTATGACCAGTCTCACGTTGCAGGGCGTGTTGTCCGTACAGAAGCGGGTGAGCGTCTTAATTTTAACCGATTTAAAGCTAATCACCTTAGAGAAGCTGTACAGCAAATTCTGAATAATCCAAGCTATAAAGAAGCTGCCCAGAAAGTAGGACAGTCTTTTGTGGAAGCAGGAGGTGCACCTACAGCAGCTAACTTATTGGAACAGGCTATATCAAAGACTTCAAAGCCTGAAAAGCCATCTAAATTTTTATTCGTTGTACCTCCGTTTTTCGGACATGTGAGCCCTACATTAAGTGTGGGAGCAAGTCTGATTGCCCGTGGGCACGAAGTAAAATGGTTCGGAATTACGCCTTTAGACAGCAAACATATTCCTGAAGGAGGTTCTTATTTCTATCCTGAAGAAGATCTTGTTCCGTATCAGGAGGAAATTGCCCGTATTTTAAAAAGACAGGATGACGGACCTGCATGTTCCGGGCCTGAAGTAATGAAACTGGCACTGGAAGAAACATATGTTCCATTTGCTAAAATGATGATGCCGGGATTAACCAGACTGACAGAAACCTGGATGCCAGATGTTATTGTGAATGACTGCATCACTTTCGGAGGGGCTCTTTTCGCCCATAAAAATAATATTCCCTGTGTAACCACTACTCCCGTTCCACCCGATGTCATGGGAGATACGGAAAAAAGTGCTCCAAAAATCTGGGAATGGCAGCAGAATCTGATCAAAGACCTGCAAAAAGAAGTAGGAATTCATGAGGAAGGAATTTATATCCATTCTCATAAGCTGAATATGGTGTTTACGTCACAAGCCTTTGCCGGTTTTGAAACCGTTCCGTCTCATATGAAATTTGTAGGTCCGGTGAAAGGCCGTCCGAACGATGCTCCATTTGACTGGGATAAACTGAATGCTTCTACAGCTCCAAAAATATTCGTATCATTGGGAACGCTGCTAGTCGATATCAGAAAAGCTTTCTTTGAAAAGATCATCGCTGCATTTAAAGACCAGCCGGTAACGGTAATTGCCGCTACTCCACCGGAAATCTTTGAAGAATGGCCGGACAACTTTATCGTGAACAGTTTTGTACCTCAGTCAGCGGTGATGCAGCAAATGGATATGGTGATTTGCCACGGTGGTTTCAATACCGTAAATGATACTTTCCGTAACGGCTTACCAATGTTGATTACGCCCATCGCTTATGATCACTTCCACATTGCGAAACTGATCGAGCAGGCAGGCTGCGGAATCAGCATCCGATACAAAAGGCTGCGTGTAGATGCTCTTCGTGAAACCGTTTTTGAATTATTGGAAAATCCCAAATACAGAACAGCCGCTCAGGAAGTCCGTAATACATTCACGCTTGCCGGAGGAAATGACAAAGCGGTGGAACTGTTAGAAAATTTTGTACACGAACATTCAACATTAGCTTCAGTGTAG
- a CDS encoding condensation domain-containing protein yields the protein MNQPIKRRLLFGERMLLGDGTEPFNAVIPFRLRGTFTLKDIQQALAKIQNKHPWLRALISHDEKNIPWFNVPEKPTSIPVRIITRQSEDQWQEESRREWNTNFNYEKLPLIRFIWIKGEDVSDMLFAFHHCLCDGGSAMAFLKEFLIVLDNPAADIGIENPILGIQDVVPANILNSRRQKLKAKFIGRLAATAIKWIPVGKKAVERQNDYLINWKLDETVSKGLITYCKSQEVTVNTFLSAAVLQAFKKVRGEKSFNKVSCPVDIRRFAKQITEDHIFAFGLMIVVSADEKLSFTDNLRAMQKSVEHKTSKLNPYLTMMVMESGHDALKNFTKLLKNGKSSNDCMFSNLGRIQIPHEYKEFTVETILSPSVIGPLGNTTTLVVSTYRGKMDFSFMGSEGYLPYTDAMAVRDEVMQTIHSQLKQTAVS from the coding sequence ATGAATCAACCTATAAAAAGAAGATTGCTATTTGGTGAACGTATGTTATTAGGGGACGGAACAGAACCTTTTAACGCGGTCATTCCGTTCAGACTGAGAGGTACCTTTACATTAAAAGATATCCAGCAGGCCCTGGCTAAAATTCAAAATAAACACCCATGGCTGAGAGCATTGATCAGTCATGATGAAAAAAATATCCCGTGGTTCAATGTTCCTGAAAAACCCACTTCTATTCCTGTAAGAATCATCACCAGACAAAGTGAAGATCAATGGCAGGAAGAATCCAGGAGAGAATGGAATACCAATTTTAATTACGAAAAATTACCCCTGATCCGGTTTATCTGGATCAAAGGGGAAGACGTTTCTGATATGCTTTTTGCGTTCCATCACTGTCTGTGTGATGGTGGCTCTGCAATGGCCTTCTTAAAAGAGTTTCTCATCGTTCTGGACAATCCGGCTGCCGATATCGGGATAGAAAATCCAATATTGGGAATCCAGGATGTAGTTCCGGCAAATATTCTGAACAGCCGCAGACAGAAACTGAAAGCAAAATTTATCGGAAGACTGGCAGCTACTGCCATCAAATGGATTCCTGTAGGTAAAAAAGCTGTTGAAAGACAGAATGACTATCTGATCAACTGGAAACTGGATGAAACGGTAAGCAAAGGATTAATCACTTACTGCAAATCCCAGGAAGTGACCGTCAATACATTTTTGAGTGCAGCGGTATTGCAGGCATTTAAAAAAGTGAGAGGCGAAAAATCCTTCAACAAGGTTTCCTGTCCGGTAGATATCAGACGTTTTGCCAAGCAGATCACAGAAGATCATATTTTCGCTTTCGGGCTGATGATCGTGGTGTCTGCTGATGAAAAGCTAAGCTTTACAGATAACCTCCGTGCGATGCAGAAATCTGTTGAACACAAAACCTCAAAGCTGAATCCTTACCTCACTATGATGGTCATGGAATCCGGACATGATGCGCTTAAGAATTTCACCAAGCTGCTAAAGAACGGAAAGTCCTCCAACGACTGTATGTTTTCCAATCTGGGACGTATTCAGATCCCTCATGAGTATAAAGAGTTTACGGTAGAAACCATCCTCAGCCCGTCAGTCATTGGTCCGTTAGGAAATACCACTACCCTGGTAGTCTCCACCTACCGTGGCAAGATGGATTTTTCATTCATGGGAAGCGAAGGATATTTACCTTACACTGATGCTATGGCAGTCCGTGATGAGGTGATGCAGACGATACATTCACAATTAAAACAAACAGCAGTATCATGA